gtttcttttttacagcaACCGGAAAACCTAGCTTGTGACTTAATGGGGTTACGCTGTGAATGTGCACAAACTCCACTGGCTGCAGGCTAACCGTGACTCATACGTCTGCGCATAGCTCCACATATTCGATCTGACTCCCCCGACCCGACCAGGCTACTCTGCTTAGTTCATTTTTTTGCATGAACAAGCTGCACATCAAGTGAATGTCCTTCTGCTTTTAAAGCACATTACCAATCGTATTAAATGCTTTTTGTTGCTCCTACAAATTAATTAAGTcctgaaatgcaaaaatatgaTTTGATGATTTATGTCCAAAGTGTGCCCAACTTTGTGTTTATGCATCTGCATGTGGCAGACATTGTTCTGATCAGGCTACAGTGATCAAGCTCTAAGCTGCTACTGATTATCGtaataatcgattattctgatgattaatcaattaatcggacTGCAAAATTGAcaatctgttgatttttctaTAACCATTTAAGCTTTTTAAACattagaaatgcaataaaagatgcaaataaatagattttttttttactaacaaaatagacattttattgcctacagtgcaaaaaacagcatttctttagtgaTTATTTGTAGcgaaggatgcatctgcagaacatatttacagacaagaaatgttatttttatattttaagggcaaaatgtgtatttattttatatagttttttgttaattactGCTCAGAGTGTGTTGTTCTTCCAGCATACGGTGTTTTTTTAGTCTGGATggatactccagttaacgattaatcgattactaaattagttgacgatcatttcagtaatcgattaatcacgattaatcataATCATGCATATTGCATTCTATCttatcttgtatttatttttgtatctttttacttttatgtatGCTTTACGTGCCGCCTTTAATTGCACCCAGGGTCTATATAAAATTCATTGAATTTGAATAATTCGATTAATCATTTCCTTCCTACAATATATTGCAGATTCTATCAAACCAATTATAGGTCCaagttactgtttttttttttttttgttcatttaatttGCCTGATGGAGCTTTGTGTTCGTTCTGAACATTAATCCAGGTATTTGCGTTGTTGCCACACACAGCTGGTGCATTTAGGGATTTTCAAGATGCTGTTCACAGATCGCCATCTGCCTGAAAGTCCGTCCCACTGTGGGATGTAAATTCCTCATCTGCGGCCACGCACAGGAGGCACCTAACTCCTGCTGCAGTGGACTGAGCACAGCGCAGGATTTTACGGCGGAGCTCATGTGCAATGATGAGACTTCTGTTCAAACTGGACAACAATGAGCAGGACAGCAACAAGAGAACTTCAATAAATACGAACAGttcatgtaataaataaaaaggagcGAAAAAGGGATAAGCTTAGGATATCTGGCCCCAAAAAAGAACATTAGCTATTTAACTCAGGAGACTATTACAGgcatatttcaaatatacaataaatacaCTAAAAAACCCACAAAGATCAGCtcattcaattatttatttagatataaaaatcataaaattgtttCCAACTCTCCTTCCtcaatcagtgttttatttcttcttctgctgctcattttctattttctaaggctgcaactaatgattattctGAAGATTCATTGATTAATCGGATAACAAATTATTCTGTAGATTTTTCTATAACAATTTAAGCTTTTCTTAAACATTAGAAGATGCAAATCaattattaattacattttttaaattaaaaaagtagacattttatttctaaaaatgcaaTGACTCAGCATTCCTGCAGTGAACACGTCATAATTTGTTTTAGGAATAATCATCTGCAGAACATATTTAGAGACAatgtttttagcaaaatatatacattttgtagTTTTGGCCAATTACTgttctgagtgtgttgttctttcaggaaatggccttttttttgagtctataaactcaaaacaacaattaattatttactaaattagttgacgattatttcaataattgattaatcatgattaattcgattaatcgtttcagcacTAGTGATTTCAGTTGctaactgtgttttttgttgctgacttGTGAATGGGAGTCTTGCATGAATTGTCAGAGAACTGCTGGCTCATTCACTAAACACAGATGCCTGCAAGGGGAAGTGATGCTAGCAGGTGGATAGGGATGCAAAATTGTACACAATAATTTTAAACGGAATATTCTTGACTTGTTAAGCTTTTGAAatttccagcttttattttagattaatctgaaaatttcagaattttttatcACTAATTTTTGATGTTTGGAACTCAGAAAACTGGcgagaaaaaaactgaagtttggagattaatctgaaaataaggaaattaaggaaaaagggtagagtgccttctccgggtcaaggggggtgtcctgccccaagtggaggagttcaagtatctcgggatcttgttcacgaatgagggaagaagggagcgggagatcgacaggcggattggtgcagcgtctgctgtcaagcgggcgctgcaccggtccgtcgtggtgaagagagagctgagccaaaaagcgaagctctcgatttaccggtcgatctacgttcccaccctcatctatggtcatgagctttgggtcatgaccgaaagaacgagatcgcggatacaagcggccgaaatgggttttctccgtagggtggctgggctctcccttagagatagggtgagaagctcagtcatccgggagggactcagagtagagccgctgctccttcacatcgagaggagccagttgaggttgattgggcatctggtcaggatgcctcctggacgcctccctggtgaggtgttccgggcatgtcccaccgggaggaggccccggggaagacccaggacacgctggagggactatgtctctcggctggcctgggaacgcctcgggattcccccggaggagctagaagaagtggccggggagagggaagtctgggcctcccttctgaagctgctacccccgcgacccgacctcggataagcggaagaagatggatggatggatggataaggAAATTTCTGAACTCCAAAAGTTGACAGCTTGCATGAAAAGAcctcaattttattttagaaaaaaaatcatggaaatttcagtttaaaaactttaaaattagtgaaaaaaactcataaattgtttttcaatttaattaatctctagaagaataaataaaaatgtcaacttttagttttagaaatttttgaaactgtgaaatttctagaaataaatctaagattaatctaaaaatttccaAGTATTTTCATGCAAATCTTTGACTCCTCAAGCTCAGATATGTCcaagtttttctttgaaaatttctgagtttggtCTCAAACTTTCTTAATTTTCTGggagaaatttactcctttttctCCCAATGGCCCAACTACACCATCACAGCCAAATGTGTATTGTTTCATATTCTCACTTACGTTTTAGAGATTTTGTGTTGCTCAGCATCCACGATGACCTCACAATCAATATTTCTCATCAGCTCACTTTGCAACTTTCAAACATTGCAAAATTCACTACATTTGGTACGAACAGTAAGTTTGTCTCAGGAAAAGTAAAACAGTGCAAACTCacttttttggacattttctgtatttctgctaaataatcTTAGCTGTGATTGGTGCTCAATATGGCAAAATATTGCATATTctaaattgcatttaaaattgcacattaatttttattaaagtgttttaaacGACACAAACACGGaggataaatatgttttttacagatTCATGAGAGAAAACTTTaagttttctgcagttttcaccTCAGGGAATGTAAACTCAAACAacccttaaaataaataactaatctAGGAGCATTCAACACTTCCAACACATATGGTTTCATAGTTTCCTAAAAAGaaactatatttatttttctgttggtACCTGTGCTAAAGCACCAGAGCAGCTTTATATAACCTGGCTTTCTGACAGAAACAGGTGAATTGCTGCCTACCTTGAATGCATTGCTCATATATCTATTTTAGGTTCCTGTTCAGCCGCCAGTAGCTCTACAGAGAACATAAAGGTCTCTTGCTTTCATGCCATCTTTCAGAAATCagtgaaaaactaaatatgtatCCTTAAATTTGGTCCGCTATGCccgtaaaacatttatttctgttagcgACTAAAATCgtatattttatgttaatgGTTGCTTTATTTCTACACAAACTCAGTCAAAGTTCGCTATCTCTTTTCcactttcttatttatttagtctCTGAACTggtaaatttgtaaaaaaaaatgaactggAAAGCCCTCCGCAAACTGATTTCCCACTGGAAAACTGGGAGCAACAACCAGTTATGTAGGACCgactttgcattttaaaatggcCGCTCTTCACATCAACACAAGAAAAACGGGAGAGTTCAACTGCTTATGCACCGTTCAACCTGAGGAGGGCAGCACTGAGGCGGTTTCAGTGCTGGGCGACTGTGGgtctttggtagagtagtcgtcttgcgatcggaaggttgtaggttcgattcctcctgccacatgtcgatgtgcctctgggcaaggcacttaaccccaaattgcctatcgatctgcgtatcggtgtataaatgtgtgtttgtgagtgtgactaggtgaatgtgactctagtgtaaagcgctttgagcaGTGGCGGCTGGCCAGTAGGGGGCGCTTGGGCGCCGCCCCCTTTAAATTGTTTAGATAATAAATGATTTCTATTCTGAACTGCAAAATacttagaaatgtatttattcatactGTGTGTCCAATAGACATGttagaatttattaaaatagtaaataCATAATTCTAATTGCTCACATTGTGCACACTTCCTATGTGCAGGGCGCCGTCCTAATGAGAGTGTATGTAGGCGCATCAACTTTTGGCAAGCAGGTGATCTGAGGCTGACTTTTAATTGGTTGTTTAAGGTTTTCCACAGGACGCAGCGCTCTGCGTCCCGGACACACCCATTTTGTTGTGTCATTACTGGTAGAGCGTCAGTACtggctaattttttttaaaacattgtgtgaTTGGACAATCCCCGATTCGACTTATTAGCGCAGCTGCAGTTCGTTAGGTCGATTCACGTTTACGTTTGcatattgattctatgttgcattgtgtttctgtgtttgtaatgatgtaaagcactttgaaatgtcttgctgctgaaatgtgctatacaaataaaatttgattgattgattgattgattaagcAATGCATTTTACTGCTTTCCGTGTTTGCTATTTCAAAGTTCTGGCACGGAGGCAATGTGGACAACAACTGGGGTAAGAGACTTAAAACATCtttcagaaaaatgcaaacGGCACGAAAACAGCCGCAGCCACCTAGACAATGCAATGAAGCTAAGTTTTTGGGGGAAACTTAGCATAGCTGAAAGGTGCTTTTCAACTCTGAAAAGAATCAAGACTTTTCTGAGAAACTCAATGACTCAGGACAGGCTGAATGCATTGGCCATGTTGTCAATGGAGAAAAGACTAGTCACAGAGATGACTGACTTTAACAAGAATGTAATTGAGAAATTTGCAGGGCAGAAGGAAAGGAGGGCAAAATTCATGTTCAAATAGTGctattttttaagatttgttttgtttgtttttcatttgtttgtttgtgtgcgcCCCCCTCAGTTTTTTTTAGCACCAGCCGCCACtggctttgagtggtcaaaatgactggaaaagttcagtccatttaccatttcaGGCAAAATAATGTGGAACTAAACAAATTTAtcagacacacaaacataaagaTAAAACCCTAAAAAACCTGTTTAGTATAGAAGAGGATTAGCTAAGATTAAAAACTTTTGTAATCAGAATTCTGATtacattaaagtcagaattatttaATCTGCGAATGCTAACCTTTTCTCAGGGCTCTGATTGTtgaagattaaagtcaaaattcaaacaaaattgtcaattttagaaaaaagaacTTTGAGAAGAAAGTCAGAATCCATGAGAGgaaaaaagtctaaattctgagaaaaaaagtctaaattttgattaaaacaatttgagaaaaggtctaaaattaaagttagaatttttaaatttaaatctaaattatgagaaaatctaattttcagaaaaaaaagtctgaattctgagGTGAACGTgataattctgagaaaaaaacatttttgaaaaggtgacaaaattttgagaaaaaaaggttaaagttACAATTCTGACATTAAAGTGAGAATCTTGGGGGgaaaagtcacattttgaaaacaaaaaacaactttgagaaaaaagtcaaaattttgcgAAACATGTCAGAATTTTCTGAGAATTCTGGGggaaatgtcaaatttttttaaaaataattcatttctttttttcagtgtccCTAATCCTTTTCCATTAATTAATTATCTGCTAAATAAAAGTTGACTGGGGGGTCAGCTACACTCCAAACTGCCGAAGGTTTCCTCATCGTAACTATTTTCTTACAGATTTCagataaacttgtttttttctttcttacgtCAGAGTCAGGAAGCAGGTCGTCCTCGTCATCCATGCTGTAGGGGGCGCTGTGGAAGTCCTGCGCCTCGGCCAGCAGCTTCCTCTCCAGGGCCGAACCGGGCCGGATGTCCACAAACGTGGTCTCCAGGTACTCCTTGCTGAGCAGGTCCGCTTGGCCCCAGAGCGGCCCGGCCGGGTAGAATGACTCCAGGCTGCGCGGCAGGGCGCAGGCGTCCAGCAGCTCCGGAGGATGGCCGCAGTAGCCTCTCCAGCCCAGCGGAGGATACGCTCGGTCCTCCTCACACTTCACCAGAATGCCCTTAAAAAGCCCGACCGGcgcctggttctgctggttctggtcggaCGGCAGCCTGTTGGCGGCGTTTTCTTCCAGCAGGGGGTGCTCCAGCTCGTCTCTGTTCTCCATTAAAGACGAACCGCTCCAGAGGCCGCATCAACAGGCAAACGTAATCTACAAACCGGCTGGCTCGATGGGCTTATGCAGAGGCAGCTGCTGTGATAATCCACCTTTAATCCtattctttaatttttctcttgtttcagCGCCGGGTCCAGAGGAAAAAAGCACATGACGAATTCATCCCAGCACCTGAAAGTTGTGTTGGATTATTGGAGAAGCTTTGGTCTCAAATTTTGTTCTCAAACAGTAAAAAGTGGCAATAATGGTTATTGATAAATTAGACGCCCTTGTTTCTCTttagctgcagcagaaacagtaaaaaatatttccttagcTTTACTTTCTGACGCTTCATAAAGACGTAACAACCAGGATTAGTTTTGGGAATAGATTTTAGCATTTAGGTGTGAAAAAATAAGGCTACAGAAGTAAAATCCAGCGGTGAACATTGTCTTGATGTTCTTCAGGAAACAAAAGTCGTCTGGTTTTGATTTATGGCTTCAGAGTGACAAAAACAACCCAGTTCCTTAAGACTCCGTCCGGCTGCCCAACAAACACGGTGACGTCTGTGAAgacaaaaacaccacaaacatttagatttcacattttaacaccA
Above is a window of Xiphophorus hellerii strain 12219 chromosome 18, Xiphophorus_hellerii-4.1, whole genome shotgun sequence DNA encoding:
- the tmem91 gene encoding transmembrane protein 91 encodes the protein MENRDELEHPLLEENAANRLPSDQNQQNQAPVGLFKGILVKCEEDRAYPPLGWRGYCGHPPELLDACALPRSLESFYPAGPLWGQADLLSKEYLETTFVDIRPGSALERKLLAEAQDFHSAPYSMDDEDDLLPDSDDSSIDDLSDTDSDGNFPLMIPQDHLGLAFFSMLCCFWPLGIAAFYLSQKTNKASAQGDFQGANAASRQALWLSVLSIVFGIITYICAIAALISYLSAKPS